The genomic interval tcaagattttccaaataatcctatccactaaacttaaaaaaaaaactctgtctaaccaattatgattcataaggggtagcttcagttagttctactaaCTCAAATGCACCAGTTCAAattcatatcttcttagacatgtatagatagagttttcctaacctattatcatccaaaacttcaccagtacagttgatcaagttaaacttttgtcccttttgaCTAATCATAATTATCCAACCGAGTAAATTAttcttttggaggtgccagctaatttggagtctccccctgaattatttgactgatttttaagttttgggtttgtgtcgattacttttataattatagtgaacttgatggtaatttaagttatttgatttgaatttattttgtttgtttaagttTAGCtttattttaccttttagatttaggtttgatttgctTAATTTTATTTTGGAATTTACGTTTTTATTTTGGCTTGGGTTTGAATTATTAgttttagttggatttggttttagatagTAGATTCCATTTTTAGGcacataaaattgattgagtcctacttgcatggttagacaTGCTTTCAAAACCCaagctttgatttgatttttattttgatttactaAGGATATAAAGGTTTTGTTGGTTAAGCTAGACTTGTAAACGAGTTTGGTcttgttgtacacagctctttgtgatccaagtatcatgtcgagatacttggatcttgttgtaaatttctctaataattgtTTTAGTTCAAGTACTTCACTTATCAACCTGGAtttgtcctcctcaagttttgcaacttgagtcagGATTTCAGATTGAATCGGTTTAGTTGTTGAGTTTAGTTGTTCATtaagtgatttattttcttttgttagttcatttatttgattttcataaatagttaatttcctatttaagcatgcaatgattttaaaaaactttttgcttaaactGAAATGTACCTcattggaaccttcggaaacgagtgcggactcatgACTTCACTCAGGTTCAAGcccgtcttccgattcgctcTCCAATTCTGGTCCATACGCCATCAGTGCAATGTAGTTGGCGTGCTTTGGTTCTTCGTCGTCTAATTCCTCTGCGGACGATTcttcccaagtcaccttaagggctctcttcttcttcagactcgggcagtcgttcttgtagtgtcccttcttgttgcatcgaAAGCATGTCACCTTCTTGTTGTTAGAGTTgaaggtggagttgatcttctgcaagtctttgttggtgaagttcttctttctcccggtgaacatttttcttaccaagttcaccaggtattcttcatcatctgagtctgggtTAAACTCGACCTTAGGTTCCGGCTTAGTTCTAGATATTCCTTTCAACGTTTCTACAATAAGACAAATATCTTTCTCGATTTTGGTGTTAGTCTGTTcgtgtagctctaattcacaataaatgttcatctaattttaacttagacaaATTCctcgaaatcttgtaggcatccacaatggaggcccacagtgcatttcgaggaaatgcgtttagAGCGTATCTTATAAGATCccagttctccatctggtggtcgattgtgtggagtccgttgaggatatcttttatcctcGCATGCAACTAACTGGtagtctcgccttcctgcatttttatattaaataattatttaaatacaaATCTCTTTCCGTTACCTTTacgtcgttggttccctcgtgtagttctatgagtttgttccatagcttTTTGGTGTTTTCGTGTGGGTTGACATGGTTCAGTTTCTCCTTTGTTAACTTGCACTAGATtgtgttgagggctttgaagtcAATCTGGGCCTTCTTTATTTCTAGATTCTAATTTtccgggtccattggaattctgaTGTTGTGGTCGACTGAAGCCTTTTATCCTTTGGTGACACTGAACCATTGGTCAAAATTGATCTTCAAgtacacctccatccgcttcttccagtatgggaagcCATCTCCATTGAAGAATGGGTGACGAACAGTGTTGTACCCTTCGTTTTGGGTCATTCTAGAGCTGTAGATAGAAAATTAAAgagaggtaccaagacttggtcttggattaacagaGTTTGAGGGAAAAAAGAGAGCTCAATGAACTACGAACGAGAAATCGCTATTTGAAGAGTAAGTTCAAATAGAAAAATGAAGACTaaaattcagaaaaaaaaaataatccccctagcttgattagtggttgcactaGTTCAGAgcaaaacctgctctgataccacttgttggatcgagacgtatGTGATGGGGGAGAgagtgaatcacatggtttttaaaaacttgttttatcatttttttttaaaaaaaaacatgagtacgcagcggaaaattaaataagaaaatgaacacaagaaaacacggtcggttttacttggttcggagccttcaatgactcctactccaagacccaggtctcgtggacctatcgatgggtaatccactaaaatgcctcttctggtacctctggaagagggaatcgatacaagaaaagttagaacaagtgcaacactctgcacttgttcttttgcaataattaattaCAAAGAAATAATTTCGTTACCAACACCTTTATGTGAGAGAGCTCGTGTGTCGATCTGCTGGTCGTGGTCGGAAATACTCAGAGTAGTAGTCGGACGTAGCAGCTTCGCAATAGAGTCATAGTAGGAGCCCGGAGCAGTCGGAAGGTCGTTTGGATGCGTAGAAGCTCGTATGAGTGTTGTGTTTGAAGCTTTGGGCGAGCATtcttataaagggcttggaggaCACCTTCCATaaccattgaaggcacctccaacccgaGAAGTCTGATCCCGATCATCCCGGCTCTTATCTACGACAAGGTCCAAAGTTAATCCTGTGGAAGGCGCCATCCAAAGCCTCTGAAGGCACCTTCGAGGGCGCCTTCCATCagttttgaaggtgccttcgggtactgttcatccgaagactTTTTACTCTTTTGTCCTGCAAAAAgatgttagtccaaaactaaaatatctatactggaaaacaaagttagcacagttataataatgagtagtaattCGTTTCTATCCTCCAAGGACTCGGAACTAGTCAACttctcagattagggatccaaaatggacctaacctggacTTAAGTCTGCTGTCCCCTCAACCGCGACGtaccctcacttagtcactctcctctagtgacttacctttacttaccagtttgccaTATATCCGgctagcccgtcgacctatctagacttcctgccagatatccggtcatcctgtcgacctatctgggcttctcGCCAAATATCCGAtcggcctgtcgacctatctggacttcttgccagatatccggtcggcccgttgacttatccagacttctcgccagatatccggtcggtctgtcgacctatctagacttcgttaGACTGTTAACTCTTGTACAGTAGGTGAAATGGTTAGATAACCaagcacctaacttaactcacttgtcattcatcaaaacctgagttagaccgttagtgcaaactgcaccaacaaccgctcgactgttgatgtagatcaaggtttatagttgccgctcgactgttgacgtaggcaagggtttatagtcgtcgctcgactgttgacgtagacaagggtttatagtcaccactcGACTATTGACATTGaaaagggtttatagtcatcgctcgactgttgacgtagataagggtttatagtcgtcgctcgactgttgacatagaaaaggatttatagtcgtcactcgactgTTAACGTAGAcaatggtttatagtcgccgctcgaatGTTCTTGGTGTAGACTCGGGTTTATAGCCGACGCTCGACTGTTCTTGGCGTAGActcgggtttatagtcgtcgctcggctGTTGAAGGAGTATAcaggggtttatagtctccgCTCGACTGTTAAAggcgtagacaagggtttatagtcaccgcttgaCTGTTGACATAGACAGTGGTTTATAGttaccgctcgactgttgacataaacaagggtttataatcgccgctcgactattgacGTAGACaaaggtttatagtcaccgctcgggTTTTAACTTGGCTGATCggcgcaagagtctgggacactcgTGAATTTTATTCACTATTCACCTACATTTACAGGTCATACGTTGATATAATTTCATCTAGATTTAACCATGCACCTCTCACTTGACCCTATAGGattggagatggttcgcgctccaaggcTATTCGAGCCTTCTCCCGTCCTCTTCCTGTAGGTAGTAGTCTCCAAGCGGAGCTTCTGAATGACTCTATAGGGTCCTCCCCATAGGGCTTCAagcttggtgacgtcgccgaccgaTTTCACTCTTTTCCACACAAGGCCGTCGACCTAGAATGACCTTGGGATCACCCTCCAGTTGCAGTTCTGCCTCATAAGCCGCCTGTACACTATAAGCCGGATGGCGGCCTTATTCCAGGCTTCGTCCACCAGGCCGAGTTCCATGAGTCTTCGTTCGACGTTCCCATCGTCGTAGAGCTGCACCCGATCGGACTCTACTCCTACTTCCACTGGAACCACTGTTTCACCTCCATAGACCAGATAGAACGGTGTGACGCTAGTCACCTCTCCTGGTGTGGTGCGATGGGCCACAAAATGCTAGGGAATtcatcgacccagctgcctccagCGTAGTAGAGCGGAGCCCGTAACCCTCTGAGAATTTCATcctcagggaaggggtccccgaatGGATACATGCTCCGCTCAATCTCTATATCCAATATGATGACCCACTGCTGATGTCGCAAGCTCATGTACTTGGCACTCGGCCAGCGCCTGTTGCTGTTGTTGCTCCACCATTTTTGTTGCTCGGGCTTGTATCAGCCTATCcaactcctcctttgttaaagtCACTGTGGTGAATCGTCCATCATCCTCCATCTTACTTATCGGATGCATGCTATGTTCCCATAGACAACGCCaatatgatcttgtccgaaaacTGCGGAGATGgctagctggggatgtggctgctGCATTGACTGGATGTAGACCTCACTCCACTCTGCAACACAAGAAACGTCATTGCCGATCCAGGGAAGGGTCTTTGAcgttgaccctccgacactcaactCAGTCACCGGAAGAGGGAAAAACGGAGCAACAGTAAGCACAGACATGAATAGTGAATACTACGTACCTCTGTCGGTGCATGAACTCCCCTTTATAAGCGACATGCACACTCCTCGAGGCATGGAAATGTTCTATtatttatcctataaaataacctGTCAGGAAAGTGcttctgacaccataccttaacagggcatgtatATCCCTAACAAGACAGTATAAGCTTCCGTTGTACGATCCGCCTGTTGACCATACCTTATATCAGCAGTACTATCTCTGTCCTTTGACCCGTACTTAGTGGACTCCCCTTTATCACTATATCACACCACAATCTAAGAATCTAAAAGTAAAAAATACAAATATACTTTGCATGAGTTTGGAGCGATGTTTAGGCTACAAGTAAGTCTCCTTAAATCTAAGAGTCATATGGTAATCCACAAAACAACAATTTTCAGGAGGGAGTCATGTCAAGAGATAAGGGAAAGTACGCAGTGGAATATCATATCTTCCATCCAAGTAAATGGGAACCTTATCTAATCATGGAGGGGGATATCTGCACGATCCTCTCTGACGGGTGCAACTTCAGATCTACTCATTCCATCAACTTGAAATGAACCACCACTCTCTATGTTAACATGTGAAGAATCCAATGAGTCGACGAATGTAACTTCAGTCTCCTTCCTAAAGGTTAAGTAGATGACAGCAAGAGTGTACACTACCATGAGAGGGAAAACAATGATGCTGATGAGAACATTAGCAACTGTTGGTAGGCTGCTATCAATGAGCCAACTGACAAAGCTGGTGCTTAAGAAGTAGATGTTGATTGCTACTAGAAGCCAACCAAGAATCCATGACACCACAATGATCTACACAGCCAATATATATAATCATTTACTCTATTAATTATCACTTGCAAATATAAATTATCTGAGTAAACTTACATATATTGAGCTTTTATGAGGTCCCATTTTTGTTCGACTGCTGCTGAATTTGAGAAGAGGTAAGAGTGCAAATGGCAACTCAAATGATAGTACCATCTGCATTACATAAATGAGAATTTTGATACTTATGAAATGTTGTGTAAAAAATCTTGTTCTCGCACTTATATTGCTTCTGAATACTAATATTATGAAACTTGGAGAAGGAATATCAATAGTACCGATGAGATTATGATGAGCCGTCCAGCTCCTGAGGAACCACTAATGATGGAGACGATGAGACTTGGAGTGATTGCGATTGATCGAGTCATGAGATTCCTCAGCCATTTTTTCATCTTCATGTTTAGAAAACCCTGCAAGGGAATTCGGAATTGGGTAAAGATAGATTACGAATCTTCTTCAAGCAGGGTGAAACATATCATACATTTTTATATGATCTTTATGTTTCCTATCAAATTACCACCTGCATGATGTATTGCCCAGCGTATGTACCAGTTATTGCAGAGCTCTGTCCAGAGGCTAACAATGCAATGGCATAAACAGTTGAACTAGACTTTCCAAGGACATCCTGTAAAAAAAATGGAACAGTAATGAAATTGACACACTTCTTCTAAAATTGGTGGAAAAGTTAGTCATTCATAAGATAGTAAAACCTCAGAAGGCTTAGTCTTCATGTTTCTTGAGAATGAAGACAAACCTTCAACAGAAATGATGCAGAATGAAGTGTAAGATCATCGCATCTATCAGAGTCCTGCTGAGACAAGTCATTAGCAGTACAAACAGTTCCAGAGACAGCAACAAtgctgatgttgatgagcaatgCTATTGATAATGCAAATCCACTCTCCACGAGAAAGTATCTGCAAGCATCCTTTTCAAAAGGCAAAGATGTCTTAAATGTAAGATTTAATTCTGGCTATCCATGAGACGCGTAACTAGTCAGGTTAAGCATTGTACATTGACTCCTTTGATCGACGGTGGTGTCTTCCTGGATAGCACCAAAGCTGAATGCAAGAACAAATTGTGCCTACAAAGACAGTTCATTTGTCAGTTCGAATAGATACAATGTGTCGATCCATTCTGACTTGAATGCTACTTACGGCATGATAAGAGCTCCCAAGAGTGCTATAGCATCTCCAGTGGCACCACTGCCCTTCAGACTAGGCACAAAGAGCCCCTTGACCACCTCATTTGCAGGGGGGCTCACATAGCTCAGCTCTCCAATGTAGCAAGCAGCCATGACAAGCACTAAAATAGTTATTAGTCTTTCAAGCTTCTGAACCTGCCCGTTTTTTTGAGAGAGGTCATTCTATATCCATTCCTTGTGGAACAATAAGATTTCAGCAGGTCGAAAGTAATTACCCCATATTTCTGAAGTCCAAGCAATAAAAGTGTGCTCAATCCTGTGATTAGAACCCCAGCCCACAATGGAACATGAAACAGTATATTGAGAGCAAAGGCTGTTCCTATCACTGGGACAAATCTTCCAATTGGTTATTTGGGTGAATTGTTTGCTAAAAACAAAGATAGAAGCTGAATCCAACCTTCAGGGATGTCAGAAGCAATCACAGCTGCTTCCGCAAGCAACCATAGACAAAAGTTGACATGATTTGGGTACTCCACTTTGCACAGTTCAGCTAAGTGCTTTCCTGTTTCAAGCTTCGTTGTTTGACAATGTTGAACACATTGGATTCTAAATTTCTAATCGATCTTGTTAATTTGAAAAGTTAATGATTTTGAGACCTGTTACGACTCCAAGATTTGCGGCTAAAGATTGAATTATCAAAGCAAATAACAGCCCGATCAGTATGACCCATAGAAGCTGTTTGTATGAAGAATCACCAAAGTGAGTTGTTCTAACTCATGGAATCATtcctttcattaaaaaaaaaagattacctGGTATTTGTGATCAGCTCCTGCTTGCAGGTCAGTTTCCACTTCAACAAAAAAGAGAAGGTTTATATCACACCCACAAAGTTGCAGATATAcgataaaagagagagagagagagagagagttacaGTTTCCAGGGTCAATATAAGC from Zingiber officinale cultivar Zhangliang chromosome 6B, Zo_v1.1, whole genome shotgun sequence carries:
- the LOC121988950 gene encoding metal transporter Nramp5-like isoform X1, translating into MEKTNGIQGRGIQNASSLEETKPKIKANEEENDEKKEDNTCFQDSASPQKPTWKRFMAYVGPGFLVSMAYIDPGNLETDLQAGADHKYQLLWVILIGLLFALIIQSLAANLGVVTGKHLAELCKVEYPNHVNFCLWLLAEAAVIASDIPEVIGTAFALNILFHVPLWAGVLITGLSTLLLLGLQKYGVQKLERLITILVLVMAACYIGELSYVSPPANEVVKGLFVPSLKGSGATGDAIALLGALIMPHNLFLHSALVLSRKTPPSIKGVNDACRYFLVESGFALSIALLINISIVAVSGTVCTANDLSQQDSDRCDDLTLHSASFLLKDVLGKSSSTVYAIALLASGQSSAITGTYAGQYIMQGFLNMKMKKWLRNLMTRSIAITPSLIVSIISGSSGAGRLIIISSMVLSFELPFALLPLLKFSSSRTKMGPHKSSIYIIVVSWILGWLLVAINIYFLSTSFVSWLIDSSLPTVANVLISIIVFPLMVVYTLAVIYLTFRKETEVTFVDSLDSSHVNIESGGSFQVDGMSRSEVAPVREDRADIPLHD
- the LOC121988950 gene encoding metal transporter Nramp5-like isoform X2; this translates as MEKTNGIQGRGIQNASSLEETKPKIKANEEENDEKKEDNTCFQDSASPQKPTWKRFMAYVGPGFLVSMAYIDPGNLETDLQAGADHKYQLLWVILIGLLFALIIQSLAANLGVVTGKHLAELCKVEYPNHVNFCLWLLAEAAVIASDIPEVIGTAFALNILFHVPLWAGVLITGLSTLLLLGLQKYGVQKLERLITILVLVMAACYIGELSYVSPPANEVVKGLFVPSLKGSGATGDAIALLGALIMPHNLFLHSALVLSRKTPPSIKGVNDACRYFLVESGFALSIALLINISIVAVSGTVCTANDLSQQDSDRCDDLTLHSASFLLKDVLGKSSSTVYAIALLASGQSSAITGTYAGQYIMQGFLNMKMKKWLRNLMTRSIAITPSLIVSIISGSSGAGRLIIISSMVLSFELPFALLPLLKFSSSRTKMGPHKSSIYIIVVSWILGWLLVAINIYFLSTSFVSWLIDSSLPTVANVLISIIVFPLMRVVVHFKLME